One genomic region from Leptospira montravelensis encodes:
- a CDS encoding UDP-N-acetylmuramoyl-L-alanyl-D-glutamate--2,6-diaminopimelate ligase — MKLSEILKRIPDVKLISGEGSLEVDYIWGDSRKLKPNDLFVLPEETNEKQELFLKMAIKHGSKVVLVSKRHLKLKGLELFSAILESEDSVGEAHGKIACLLAGNPAKKMKLVAITGTNGKTSLTFILFHLARKVGKKAALIGTVQIQIMDRVLESGYTTPDASSLNLLLKQMLEEGIEYVFMEMSSHGLKLGRVAGLEITCAGFTNLTQDHLDFHPNMEDYFESKFKIFQLLEQSSVKNKFGLVAGDVSYGDKMVKRIAEANLKSPIYILGKSGEFNYTNTKLSLLGSEYRFHKKAKNLPFIEVRSIKTNLLGNFNVFNTSFALSIAYELGFPWEEVISCLETIPTVPGRFHVVSFPDRTRIAVVDYAHTPDALENILKSCVEIAPKQIICLFGCGGDRDRTKRPQMARIAETFADFVILTSDNPRTEEPESILNEIESGFSRGFQRYEKITDRRKAIQRAVGLLERDGILVVAGKGHETYQIIGKEKTKFVDFEEIENSFQNLGLSR, encoded by the coding sequence ATGAAACTATCAGAAATTTTAAAACGAATTCCCGATGTAAAACTCATCAGTGGGGAAGGTTCCTTGGAAGTTGATTATATTTGGGGAGATAGTCGCAAACTAAAACCCAATGATCTTTTTGTTCTTCCAGAAGAGACAAATGAAAAACAAGAACTATTTCTGAAGATGGCAATAAAACATGGATCCAAGGTTGTCCTTGTTTCTAAACGTCATTTAAAATTAAAAGGTTTGGAATTATTTTCTGCCATTCTGGAATCAGAAGATTCGGTAGGAGAAGCACACGGTAAAATCGCTTGTTTACTTGCAGGAAATCCTGCCAAAAAAATGAAACTTGTGGCAATCACAGGTACCAACGGAAAAACTTCGTTAACTTTTATTCTTTTCCACCTAGCAAGAAAAGTGGGAAAAAAAGCTGCTCTTATTGGAACAGTACAAATTCAAATCATGGACCGGGTATTGGAATCAGGATACACAACACCTGATGCTTCTTCTCTCAACTTATTACTCAAACAAATGTTAGAAGAAGGAATTGAATATGTATTTATGGAAATGAGTAGCCACGGTTTAAAACTGGGTAGAGTGGCTGGCCTTGAGATCACTTGTGCGGGATTTACGAACCTGACACAAGACCATTTAGATTTTCATCCAAATATGGAAGATTACTTTGAAAGTAAATTTAAAATCTTTCAACTCCTAGAACAATCCTCTGTTAAAAATAAATTTGGGCTTGTTGCCGGTGATGTTTCCTACGGGGATAAAATGGTAAAACGCATTGCCGAGGCAAACTTAAAATCGCCCATTTATATTTTGGGAAAATCAGGCGAGTTTAATTATACAAATACTAAACTTTCCCTATTAGGAAGCGAATATCGGTTCCATAAAAAAGCAAAGAACCTTCCTTTTATTGAAGTGCGGAGTATCAAAACAAATTTACTCGGCAATTTTAATGTTTTTAATACCTCTTTTGCGTTATCCATTGCTTATGAATTGGGTTTTCCTTGGGAAGAAGTGATTTCTTGTTTGGAAACAATCCCGACAGTACCTGGTCGCTTTCATGTGGTATCTTTTCCCGATAGGACTAGGATTGCCGTTGTGGACTATGCTCATACACCCGATGCTTTGGAAAATATCTTAAAGAGTTGCGTGGAAATTGCTCCCAAACAAATCATTTGTTTATTTGGTTGTGGGGGAGACAGAGACCGTACGAAACGTCCACAAATGGCAAGGATTGCCGAAACCTTTGCCGATTTTGTCATTCTAACCTCAGACAATCCAAGGACAGAAGAACCTGAATCCATTTTAAATGAAATTGAATCTGGATTTTCTCGTGGCTTTCAAAGGTATGAAAAAATCACAGATAGAAGGAAGGCCATCCAAAGAGCGGTAGGATTACTGGAACGAGATGGAATTTTGGTAGTTGCTGGCAAAGGCCATGAAACTTACCAAATCATAGGAAAAGAAAAAACAAAATTTGTGGATTTTGAAGAGATAGAGAATTCTTTTCAAAATTTAGGACTGAGTCGATAG
- a CDS encoding FtsW/RodA/SpoVE family cell cycle protein: MELIRNVKNLFQFGSSRFDGPVLYGVFLLFGMGIVIVYSASVIPAEREFSDPNYYLNKQLLWGFVGIICFLVFSQIPYQFLVRWSFLFSVISLLLLISVFIPGLGKSVGTSYGRSFNRWIQIGGFQIQPSEFSKISILLFSSYFFYNFDFKKVKWDRKKVVSIGLIFATLVLIVIEPAFGTTIELLLVLFFFVLLAGFPMKRLFILGASVLPLLIVLVTQVGYRKKRLEIWLDPYKFRFDEGHQLVTSFRAFFDGGSFGRPVGSGYAHRYLAYSHTDFVMASYVEDFGFLGFLIFLLVVLFLFVRVYFLLQRLKDKLGFFLGAGILILFGFQTILNLFVVTGIVPVTGISLPFLSYGGSSLITIFILFGILANITSKENLVL; encoded by the coding sequence ATGGAATTGATCCGAAATGTAAAAAACCTATTTCAATTTGGCAGTTCCCGATTTGACGGACCTGTTTTGTATGGAGTTTTTTTATTATTTGGAATGGGCATTGTCATTGTGTACAGTGCCTCTGTTATTCCCGCCGAACGTGAGTTTTCTGATCCAAATTACTATTTAAACAAACAATTGTTATGGGGATTTGTTGGAATTATTTGTTTTTTGGTGTTTAGCCAAATACCTTATCAATTTTTAGTAAGATGGTCTTTTCTATTTTCAGTCATTAGTTTGTTATTACTCATTTCAGTATTTATTCCTGGTCTCGGAAAGTCAGTAGGTACTAGTTATGGTAGGAGTTTTAACCGTTGGATTCAGATAGGTGGATTTCAAATTCAACCTTCCGAATTTTCAAAAATCAGTATTTTACTTTTTTCTTCCTATTTTTTTTATAATTTTGATTTTAAAAAAGTAAAATGGGACAGAAAAAAAGTTGTATCGATTGGACTTATTTTTGCTACCTTAGTCCTTATTGTCATTGAACCTGCGTTTGGTACGACAATTGAACTACTTCTCGTTCTATTTTTCTTTGTATTACTTGCTGGATTTCCGATGAAGAGGTTGTTTATATTAGGTGCCTCTGTATTGCCTCTCCTCATCGTACTTGTGACTCAAGTGGGTTACAGGAAAAAACGTTTGGAGATATGGTTAGATCCATATAAATTTCGGTTTGATGAAGGCCACCAATTAGTCACTAGTTTTCGAGCTTTTTTTGATGGCGGTAGTTTTGGACGACCAGTGGGTTCAGGTTATGCTCACCGTTATTTAGCTTATAGCCATACGGATTTTGTGATGGCTTCTTATGTAGAAGACTTTGGTTTTTTAGGTTTTTTAATATTTCTTTTGGTGGTTCTATTTCTTTTTGTAAGAGTTTATTTTCTTCTCCAACGTTTAAAAGACAAACTTGGATTTTTTTTAGGAGCAGGAATCTTAATTCTTTTTGGTTTCCAAACAATTTTGAATTTATTTGTTGTAACAGGAATCGTACCCGTAACAGGAATTTCCTTACCGTTTTTAAGTTATGGAGGCTCCTCTCTCATTACAATTTTTATCCTATTCGGAATTCTTGCCAACATCACGAGTAAAGAGAATTTGGTATTATGA
- a CDS encoding HIT family protein yields MSSYEEHSLRKNLFSIGKLGYAKGDRPNVDCILCGVRDKNEIVPNLTIAETELSIVSVNLFPYNPGHIIIFPKRHIIHYLELTEEEALDIHKLTQKTMRILEKQWKVQGFNIGYNLGKNSGGSIPHIHEHIVPRFPNEAGFLDVLSNTRIVIYEPYQMWDDLKQLWAKED; encoded by the coding sequence ATGAGTTCCTATGAAGAACATTCTCTTAGAAAAAACCTGTTCAGCATAGGAAAATTGGGTTATGCCAAAGGGGATAGACCCAATGTAGACTGCATTCTCTGCGGGGTTCGGGACAAAAACGAAATTGTACCAAATTTGACCATTGCAGAGACAGAACTCTCCATAGTTTCAGTCAATCTCTTCCCATACAATCCTGGCCATATCATTATCTTTCCCAAACGACATATCATTCATTACTTGGAGCTAACCGAAGAAGAGGCTCTGGATATCCATAAACTCACACAAAAAACAATGAGGATCTTAGAGAAACAGTGGAAAGTCCAAGGATTCAATATCGGTTATAATCTTGGAAAAAATAGTGGAGGATCTATCCCCCACATCCATGAACACATTGTGCCTAGATTTCCCAATGAAGCTGGATTTTTAGATGTACTTTCCAATACAAGGATTGTCATCTATGAACCTTATCAAATGTGGGATGACCTCAAACAACTTTGGGCCAAAGAAGACTAA
- the mraY gene encoding phospho-N-acetylmuramoyl-pentapeptide-transferase — MFQWIYESFGNDYGFLRVFSYVTLRAMMAGLTSMFITFLFGKALISFLLSLKFRESVRNDGPQSHAAKSGTPTMGGLIMILSLTVSTLLWGNLSNLNVLLLLVSAILFAGLGFTDDYMKSVKKIKGGMRARTKFVVTIFFAVSITTLYFYFTGKANTVPTKGTIFTITDLFLPFVKGPVWNLGFFAVPFAIIVLIGSSHAVNLTDGLDGLASGTVVIATATFALISYVSGTPSAANYLHIPYLPGSHEYAVFLAGLSGALLGFLWFNCHPAQVFMGDTGSLFLGSTLGLVAIMLKKEILLVILGGIFVAEAVSVILQVGSFKLTGKRIFKMAPLHHHFELSGWSEEKVVIRFWIIGIILAIITLSTLKIQ; from the coding sequence ATGTTCCAGTGGATTTATGAATCGTTTGGAAACGATTATGGTTTCCTAAGAGTTTTTAGTTATGTGACTCTCCGCGCAATGATGGCGGGGCTTACTTCTATGTTCATCACCTTCCTTTTTGGAAAGGCTTTGATATCGTTTCTTCTATCTTTGAAGTTTCGCGAATCTGTTCGTAACGATGGGCCACAGTCCCATGCAGCGAAATCAGGAACACCAACGATGGGGGGACTTATCATGATACTTTCCCTAACCGTCTCCACTCTGTTATGGGGGAACTTATCCAATTTAAATGTTTTATTACTATTAGTTTCTGCCATTTTATTTGCGGGTCTCGGGTTTACAGATGATTATATGAAATCTGTGAAAAAAATCAAAGGAGGGATGAGGGCAAGGACTAAATTTGTTGTAACCATCTTCTTTGCTGTTTCGATCACCACACTCTATTTTTATTTTACTGGAAAAGCAAATACAGTTCCAACCAAAGGAACAATATTTACAATTACTGATTTGTTCCTTCCCTTTGTAAAAGGTCCTGTCTGGAATTTGGGATTTTTTGCAGTTCCATTTGCGATTATCGTATTAATCGGAAGTTCTCATGCGGTGAACTTAACCGATGGTCTGGATGGACTGGCATCAGGAACTGTTGTGATTGCCACCGCTACCTTTGCACTCATTTCCTATGTTTCAGGAACACCATCTGCGGCAAACTATTTGCACATTCCCTATTTACCTGGTTCCCATGAATATGCCGTATTTCTTGCGGGACTTTCGGGAGCCTTACTTGGATTTTTATGGTTCAATTGCCATCCAGCACAAGTGTTTATGGGAGATACAGGCTCTTTGTTTTTAGGATCTACTCTTGGTCTTGTTGCCATTATGTTAAAAAAAGAGATTTTACTTGTGATTCTAGGTGGTATCTTTGTGGCAGAAGCTGTAAGTGTCATTTTACAAGTAGGTTCCTTTAAATTAACGGGAAAACGTATTTTTAAAATGGCACCACTTCACCATCATTTTGAATTGTCAGGTTGGTCAGAAGAAAAAGTAGTGATTCGTTTTTGGATTATTGGAATTATACTTGCGATCATCACCTTATCCACACTAAAAATCCAATAG
- the rsmH gene encoding 16S rRNA (cytosine(1402)-N(4))-methyltransferase RsmH, with translation MSESPHIPVLPREVIELLQKTENTEPLWFLDGTAGEGGHSKLILQTFPKANLILIDRDSVMLERAKNEIISVIGSLDRVHPFQMNFSEVDQELLDSVGCPGLDGALVDLGVSLFHFLHSGRGFTFKNDEPLDMRLEPQVGRKTAADVINYSTVLHLKKVFWEYGEERWALKVANNIVQARHKKKFETNTDLVKLVEASIPRKFWPKESHPATRIFQALRIEVNEELLHAEKGIRALADLLKVGGVLSCISFHSLEDRIVKWTFRDLKATDHFEILTKKPILPTDSEIRENRASRSAKLRGIQKINPILNKRWER, from the coding sequence GTGTCAGAATCTCCCCATATCCCAGTACTTCCTAGAGAAGTGATCGAATTACTCCAAAAAACGGAAAACACCGAACCCCTATGGTTTCTAGATGGAACTGCCGGAGAAGGTGGACACTCCAAACTCATTTTACAAACCTTTCCCAAGGCAAACCTCATCCTGATCGATCGTGACTCCGTTATGTTAGAGCGGGCAAAAAACGAAATCATTTCTGTCATCGGATCTCTGGACCGAGTACACCCTTTTCAAATGAATTTTTCTGAAGTGGATCAGGAACTATTGGATTCGGTTGGCTGCCCTGGACTTGATGGTGCCCTTGTTGATTTAGGAGTTTCTTTATTTCACTTCCTCCATTCGGGCAGAGGATTTACTTTTAAAAATGATGAACCATTGGATATGAGGTTAGAACCACAAGTCGGAAGAAAAACTGCTGCCGACGTGATTAATTATAGCACAGTTCTTCATTTAAAAAAAGTGTTTTGGGAATACGGAGAGGAACGTTGGGCCCTAAAAGTTGCAAATAACATAGTCCAGGCGAGGCATAAAAAAAAATTCGAAACTAATACCGATTTAGTAAAACTGGTTGAGGCATCCATTCCCAGAAAGTTTTGGCCCAAAGAATCACATCCTGCGACGAGAATTTTCCAAGCCTTACGAATTGAGGTGAATGAAGAACTATTACATGCAGAAAAAGGAATTCGAGCGCTTGCTGATTTGTTAAAAGTCGGAGGGGTACTTTCGTGTATTTCTTTTCATTCCCTAGAAGATAGAATTGTAAAATGGACTTTTCGAGACCTAAAGGCAACCGACCATTTTGAAATCCTAACCAAAAAACCTATCTTACCAACAGATTCAGAAATACGAGAAAACAGAGCCTCTCGGTCGGCAAAATTAAGAGGGATCCAAAAGATAAATCCGATATTAAATAAGAGATGGGAAAGGTGA